From the Microbacterium thalassium genome, one window contains:
- a CDS encoding DUF1304 domain-containing protein — protein sequence MIAIIATVFAALAALLHVYIFVMESVQWARPVIWRRFGVPDQAAADIVRPMAYNQGFYNLFLAIGATLGIVLFWAGAPETVAEVAGRTLILFTLGSMAAAALVLITTGRKYLRAALTQGTLPIIGFVLMLFA from the coding sequence ATGATCGCGATCATCGCCACGGTCTTCGCCGCGCTCGCGGCACTGCTGCACGTCTACATCTTCGTGATGGAGAGCGTCCAGTGGGCGCGTCCCGTGATCTGGCGGCGATTCGGGGTGCCCGACCAGGCCGCCGCCGACATCGTCCGGCCGATGGCCTACAACCAGGGCTTCTACAACCTCTTCCTCGCGATCGGCGCGACCCTCGGGATCGTCCTCTTCTGGGCCGGTGCCCCCGAGACCGTCGCCGAGGTCGCCGGGCGCACGCTGATCCTGTTCACGCTGGGGTCGATGGCGGCGGCCGCGCTCGTGCTGATCACGACCGGCCGGAAGTACCTGCGCGCGGCGCTCACCCAGGGGACGCTGCCGATCATCGGCTTCGTGCTGATGCTGTTCGCGTGA
- a CDS encoding transferase — MGKNYVDIENDRGETLRYRKHANGRGLIAHGAKVHATAIVETGAYVEPGVRIAERAHIGRGAWIESDAVIGPDADIATHAHIGPGAAIGAGSKIGIRAYIGAGARVAVGSLIGDDVTIDDGERVATDRRGERHAA, encoded by the coding sequence GTGGGCAAGAACTACGTCGACATCGAGAACGACCGGGGCGAGACGCTGCGCTATCGCAAGCACGCCAACGGCCGGGGACTGATCGCGCACGGGGCCAAGGTGCACGCGACCGCCATCGTGGAGACGGGTGCCTACGTCGAACCGGGCGTCCGGATCGCAGAGCGCGCGCACATCGGTCGCGGCGCCTGGATCGAGTCCGATGCCGTCATCGGCCCGGATGCCGACATCGCCACCCACGCCCACATCGGTCCCGGCGCCGCCATCGGCGCAGGCTCGAAGATCGGCATCCGCGCCTACATCGGCGCGGGCGCGAGGGTCGCGGTCGGCTCGCTCATCGGCGACGACGTGACCATCGACGACGGCGAGCGCGTCGCCACCGACCGCCGCGGCGAGCGTCACGCGGCCTGA
- a CDS encoding LysR family substrate-binding domain-containing protein has translation MAKRGGGPRKPPRGAGGAKRGAGAGRTGSASRHGGRAQRPAASAQRSRDAGVAQAPDPAPEGPFRLGAIPGATPGKWIDIWHERMPQVELVLTPVTVADQRRALADGEVDAALVRLPIADDEGLHVIPLYEEVPVVVASKDSHLTAADELDLADLAGEVIIVPRDDVLAVGVPGGIRPSFDPPEDTEQAIATAATGVGIVIVPMSLARLHRRKDAEYRPLRGGPPSPVGLAWPEEGTTPLVETFIGIVRGRTANSSRT, from the coding sequence ATGGCGAAACGCGGCGGCGGCCCACGCAAGCCCCCGCGCGGCGCGGGCGGCGCCAAGCGCGGCGCCGGCGCCGGCCGGACCGGCAGCGCCTCGCGGCACGGCGGCCGCGCGCAGCGCCCCGCGGCATCCGCGCAGCGCTCGCGCGACGCGGGTGTCGCACAAGCCCCGGACCCCGCACCCGAGGGCCCTTTCCGGCTCGGCGCGATCCCCGGCGCGACGCCCGGCAAGTGGATCGACATCTGGCACGAGCGGATGCCGCAGGTCGAGCTCGTCCTCACGCCGGTGACCGTCGCGGACCAGCGCCGCGCGCTCGCGGACGGCGAGGTCGACGCCGCCCTCGTCCGGCTTCCGATCGCGGACGACGAGGGACTTCACGTCATCCCGCTGTACGAAGAGGTCCCGGTGGTGGTGGCGTCGAAGGACTCCCACCTCACCGCCGCCGACGAGCTCGACCTCGCCGACCTCGCCGGCGAGGTGATCATCGTGCCGCGCGACGATGTGCTCGCGGTCGGCGTGCCGGGCGGCATCCGTCCCTCATTCGACCCGCCGGAGGACACCGAGCAGGCGATCGCCACGGCGGCGACCGGCGTCGGGATCGTGATCGTCCCGATGTCGCTCGCGCGCCTGCACCGCCGCAAGGACGCGGAGTACCGGCCGCTGCGCGGAGGCCCCCCGTCGCCGGTCGGGCTCGCGTGGCCGGAGGAGGGCACGACCCCGCTGGTCGAGACGTTCATCGGGATCGTGCGGGGGCGCACCGCGAACTCGTCCCGGACATGA
- a CDS encoding thermonuclease family protein: MDRSARRPRRTGALGASIAIIAVVVAALAWLSLSGLLEPRDDGAPPAPVAQTPAPAVTGPPADAFAITVEHIIDGDTVKASAQEPNPVMPDAEAVSVRLIGIDTPETYPDEECWGSEATEALRDLAPEGSTLWAAPDTEWHDRYGRVLLYLWTPDGVFVNEQLIDAGAAEALRVAPNDSYAELFAGAEAAASTAGAGQWSACS; this comes from the coding sequence GTGGACCGCAGCGCACGTCGTCCGCGCCGGACGGGCGCGCTCGGTGCTTCGATCGCCATCATCGCGGTCGTCGTGGCCGCGCTCGCGTGGCTGAGCCTCAGCGGTCTGCTGGAACCGCGCGACGACGGCGCTCCCCCGGCGCCCGTCGCGCAGACCCCGGCGCCGGCCGTGACCGGACCGCCCGCGGATGCGTTCGCGATCACGGTGGAGCACATCATCGACGGCGACACCGTGAAGGCGTCGGCGCAGGAGCCGAACCCGGTCATGCCCGACGCCGAAGCGGTCTCGGTGCGCCTCATCGGCATCGACACGCCCGAGACCTACCCCGACGAGGAGTGCTGGGGCTCCGAGGCCACCGAGGCGCTGCGCGACCTCGCGCCCGAGGGGTCGACGCTGTGGGCCGCACCCGACACCGAGTGGCACGACCGCTACGGACGCGTCCTGCTGTATCTGTGGACGCCGGACGGCGTCTTCGTCAACGAGCAGCTGATCGACGCGGGCGCCGCCGAGGCCCTGCGGGTGGCGCCGAACGACAGCTACGCGGAGCTGTTCGCGGGCGCCGAGGCGGCGGCGAGCACCGCCGGCGCGGGCCAGTGGAGCGCCTGCTCCTGA